The genomic interval GCACTTCTTGTCCCCGTGCACGAACTCCACCGGGTCCTCGATGGTAACGATGTGGTCGTTGCGGGTCCGGTTCATGAAGTCGAGCATGGCCGCGAGCGTGGTGGACTTGCCGGAGCCGGTGATGCCGGTGACGAGGATCATGCCGCGCCGCTCGAGGCTGAGCCGCTCCAGCACCTTGGGCAGATGCAGGTCCTCGAAGGCCGGGATGTGCTCGGGGATGTGACGCAGGACGGCGCGCACGTCGCCCTGGCAGAGAAAGACGTTGATGCGGAAGCGCCCGATGCCGGGCACGGTATGGGCGAGGTCCATCTCCTCGCCTTCCATCAGCGCGTTGTACCGGATCTCGCCCAGGAGCGTCATGGCCGTCTTGCGCATGAAGTCGCGCGTGACGGTTGGCAGATCGTCCGGCGTCTCGAGATGGCCATGCACGCGCACGATGGGGCGCGAGCCCGATTTCAGGTGCAGGTCGGAGGCGTTGCGCTTCACGCACTCCGTCAAGAGCTGATGGAAATCCATGGTCGCTCCTACTTGGTGACCTTCTCGGGCGGCGCCGGCGTGGGGGATCCCCCCACCGGCTTGAGACCCAGCGCGGCCCGCACCTTGACCTCCAGATCCGCGAGGACTTTGGGATTGTCCTTCAGGTACTTCTTGGCGTTCTCCCGGCCCTGGCCGATCCGCTCGGTCTTGTACGTATGCCAGGTGCCGGACTTCTCCACGAGGTTCTGCTCGACGGCGGCGTCGAGGACCGAGCCTTCCTTGGAGATGCCCTCGCCGTAGATGACGTCGAACTCCGCCTCGCGGAAGGGCGGCGAGAGCTTGTTCTTGACGACCTTGACCTTGGTGTGGACGCCGATCGACTCCGTGCCGTTCTTGATCGTCTCCTGCCGACGGATGTCGAGACGAATCGAGGAATAGAACTTCAGCGCCCGGCCGCCCGTCGTGGTTTCGGGTGAATTGTGGACGACCACACCGTCTACGAGGTAGGTGTGATTGCCCTCGATTTCCAGATCGAAACGGTGTGTCGAGCGGGTCACAGGCTTTACGTACCGCTTCAGGATACGGGCAGGCACGGCGCGCAGGTGGGCACGGGCGGCCAGGGGTGCCACGGACTCGTCGAACTCGGGCTGCCACTCGAACCTGCCTCGCTCGCTCGGATGGAGCTTGAAGTCCATCGAGGGATGCACATATGGCGCGA from Candidatus Methylomirabilota bacterium carries:
- a CDS encoding recombinase RecA, with amino-acid sequence ADLRRHYYDTGGGRVAGAAVLDRLDARGLAVWYADDGSFMGSDERWDKGKAVLYNTALSRESRTRVADLFERLGVGRPRDDGRGFWLTSEQTATFHRMIAPYVHPSMDFKLHPSERGRFEWQPEFDESVAPLAARAHLRAVPARILKRYVKPVTRSTHRFDLEIEGNHTYLVDGVVVHNSPETTTGGRALKFYSSIRLDIRRQETIKNGTESIGVHTKVKVVKNKLSPPFREAEFDVIYGEGISKEGSVLDAAVEQNLVEKSGTWHTYKTERIGQGRENAKKYLKDNPKVLADLEVKVRAALGLKPVGGSPTPAPPEKVTK